Genomic segment of Trichoderma breve strain T069 chromosome 7 map unlocalized scaffold00007, whole genome shotgun sequence:
ATTGTATCTCATTGGCTTTGGAATCGGACCTTTACTCTGGGCTCCGTTAAGCGAGGTATATGGTCGAAGGGTGCCGGTTCTTACACCCATGTTCGTTGCCATTTGCTTTACCTTTgctacagctacagcaaAAGACGTTCAGACGATTATGTTGACTCGGTTTTGGGGAGGCTTTTGTGCTTCAGCGCCCATGACCAACACTGGTGGTGTTCTCGGCGACTTATTCTCACCAGCTTGGAGGGGTGTTGCACTAGCTGGATATTCAATGGCTATTGTTTGCGGTCCTGCTCTAGGTAAGACGGTTCTGTTGGTGGCATGTACATCCTGCTAACATCTTATAGGACCTGTCGTTTCCACAGTACTTGCCCAACAGTCTTCTCTAGGCTGGCGATGGACCGAGTATTTCACGGGCATTCTCCAATCAGCTATTCTCTTGGTAGCCGCCGTGTTCATCGACGAAAGCTATCCACCCCTGCTTCTTGTCTATAAAGCTCAGCGATTACGGCACGAGACTGGCAATTGGGCACTTCATGCACAATTCGAAGAGTGGCAGATCGATCTTCGACAACTTGCGCGAAAATTTCTCATTCGACCCATTCGGATTCTCTCTACGCCAATATGTTTTCTTGTAACATTATATGCCAGCTTCGTGTACGGCATCCTATATATGCAACTTGGCGCAATCCCTATCATCTTTGGAGAGGTGCGTGGATGGGAACCAATCCCAGCTGCGCTACCATTCCTCTCAATTGTTTTAGGCGCTGCTATAGGCTGCGGTATAAACATTTACAACCAATTCCTCTATAACAAGGCTTATTATGCGGCAGGAAACAAAGCTGTTCCCGAGATGCGTCTGCCTCCTATGATGCTGGGTTCTTTTATCTTCTGCGCAAGTCAGTTCCTCACGGGCTGGACAGCTAAGCCTGGTACGACCTGGGTTGCTCCATGTATTGGTTTGGCGATGCTGGGTACGGGATTTTTCACCATCTTCCAAGCGGCACTCAACTATCTCGTCGATACATTTCAGGCAtatgcagcttcagcaattGGAGCAAATACGTTTCTGCGGTCGTGTGTTGCTGGGGCCTTGCCACTTGCCGTAGGGCCCCTCTATCATAACATAGGAGTTGGTCCAGGGTCAAGTATCACTGGAGGATTTGCCACAATTTTAATCCCGGtcccttttgttttctatcTATATGGGAAAAGACTAAGAGCAACCTCAAAATGGTCTGATGGATCGATAATTAATTAGCGTTCATTATTTAAACTAGCtcagttcagttcagttATAGACTATAAACTTATTACTTTAGGCTTATTACTTATTAACTCAAGACGTCACAGTAACTTATTTTAAACTGTGTCAGTTATACTCAAGTTTCTTATTCAATTTTAGTCTCTAGAAACTACTTATTTATGTAGCATCCAACGCATTTTTAAGCGTCAACCTTCTGTGGGGCAAATGTCTCAGTCTTGTAGATACCAACACGACCATAAACATCCTTGTACTTCTGAACCACGTAGTCTTCAACGCTAACTGGAGCATATTTCTCCTCTTCGGGCTTAACACGGCAGCTTTCGATGCACTTGATAACGAAATCGGGGTTGCCGTTATAGTTGAAGGGGATGCTGTAACGCTCCTCTCCAGAGCGGTTGATGACACGGTGCACATTGGAAATGTACTTATCGTTTGTCCACTGTTCAAACAGGTTACCCATGTTGACAACATAGGCTCCCTCAACAGGAGGAATGGCGTACCaatccttggcctcctcatCCCAGCATTCAAGGCCAGGGACATCGCCTTGGAGGAGCAAAGTGATAACACCAAAATCGCGGTGAGCACCAATACCTAGGTAAATATGAGTAGAAGTTCAAGGCATGGAAATAGACAAAGTATCATACCTCTTTGAAGAGCATGAGCTGTCGTGGGTTGAGGTGGGTAATGAAGCAACTTGTAGAAGCACATAGGGTCCGTGCAAAACTCCTTGAAGTAGTCGGCATCGTAGCCCAAGCTCATGGCCATAGCACGCATGACTTCTTCCGTGAGCTTCACAATGCGGTTCAAGTAGTCCATGCAAGTCTCTCGGAAAGACTCTCCAAGAGACTCGGGCCATACGTTAGGACCATGAGCAAACTTCTCTGCCTTGACCTGAGGGTGGTCCATGGGCAAATCACGAGAGACATAGTAGCCCTCCTTGAGATCGGGCTTGGTGTTAGCCTCGATCATTTGGCCGTGCATGACTTCGTATCCACGGTTGTATTTGTTCTGTTTCCAGACATGTTAATATCTCAATGCCCAATTGTTACAGAAGCAAAGTGCTTACCAATGACTTATcaagcttcatcttttcttctaatGGCAGAGCAAAGAAAGTCTTTGATGCTTTAAAGATATCCTTTTGAAGCTGGGCAGGAATGTCGTGGCCGACAATCTGGAAAAAGCCTTGGGTAAGGCAAGCATCTCGAATCTGGTCAGCAACATGCTGCATCCGTTGCTTGTCACCAGACAGAAAGTCCGAGAAGTCAATGACGGGAGCGCTCTTAGTAGAAGGCATTTTGATCTGCTTAAAGCCAAAAGAAGACTGTGTATGTTTTTTATTGCCAATGGGGCTTATTGAGGAGTCTGATGAGAAAGAATGGCAGATGGAGAGGTGAAATGCCGAGACTTTATACTTTTTGCAATACAGCCAATATCCGTATCGGCATATAACTTTGTCAATCAGTTTATGTTGCTGCCTAGCGAAACGTTTCTTTTGACAAggttctcttttcttgttgatgtaaCAAAATTACGTTTTTCTAAACTCGTTGTCAGATCAAAGAACCTGGAGACACAAGCATAGCATGGGGGGAAGACAAGGACTTCAAGCACGTACGAGTAATTGCATATCACGCTACTAATATCAGTATGAGGTTGACATGGAATACTAAAGTGTATTTGGTGTAGATTGAGAGTTAAGTTTTGGATGTAAGTCTTTTTAGGAAATATATGATGTACTTATATGAAGCATGTTTATATGAGATGTATACAAATATACATATTTTCATCGAGTGTTACAGCAGGATTTAACAAGTATCTACTTCATATCGGTAATTACTTTTAACACTGTCTTTATtgttataatatatttaacCAAGTAAGATTCTCACACCGCTAGTCATGCCATGCAGGACACATTGCATTGCAGATATCATTGCATTGCAGAAGTCAATGCGTTGCAGAAGCCATCTTGGAGGATTGTTATAATTTAATGACGACATGACTCTCAGCAGTCATTGGTCTTGTATCATACAGGGTATAAACGAAACGCAACCCTGACATAGCGTTATGTTACATAAATGTAACTTCGCGGAGTATTCTTTACTAAGCTGATACAACATTGATTGTATCGGGAAATTGTCAAAGGCTTAATTAACCTGCAATCTGGATTTGCCACAACTGGCAATTATTGGAACATCCATGACGAACACAGGCAGCAAAAGGTCTCCTTAATAGAAATTGGTATATGGGAAGAACATAGAGCAATTATTGTTAGAAACAATTATTAAAAACCTGCTATCATCTTGAGTTATTCTGCGAATAAATATTAAACAAAGATTGAGTTCAACTAAACTTGGTGATCTTGGCAATCATGGTGATGGAACATTACAAGGCTGCATATGCCAGATAAGAGTTACCAGATGATGTATAAATCGTATTGGTAAAAGATTGTAATCATTGAATATATTCCTAGAGATTACCGTGAAAACTGCCGTTTGGGGGATATACCGCGGAGATCAGCCTAATAGGTAGGTAAGCAATGCGAATaaaggtacggagtactttaAAAAGTCCTTATCAAAAGGCCTGTCAGCACCCCTGGATTGTAgcctggaggagctgcaaTGTTGAACATCATGCCATGCGAGTTGCAGAAATCCGCCGGTCGACACGATCAAATGGTAAGTGATGGGCGGCGGTGATTTTTACAGCCCCCTTGCTGATGGAGCCAAACAAGGATGCGATTCCTTCGTAATTGCTTGTCAAGCACTAGCCGCTCTGTCACATTTTATTTCCACGAtggaaataaaataaaataagataaaataaaataaaataaaataaacaaataGATAAAATACAATAAATAGGTAAAAACAACGACGCTATATCTATGAGTATGTAAAGGCTGTCGTCTTTCTTGAATCATCTTTATATTACACTTGTTGTGTTGAATATTTGTCTTTGTTACCAAGAAAACCGGTGATTTACCACATCTTCTATTCATACCTACTCTAGCAACCATGCATGTTGGCATAATTGGTGCAGGCATTTCAGGCCTTTATACAGCTTTGCTGTTACGCCGAGAAGGTCACAAAGTGACAATCTTCGAGGCAGCTGATCGTGTTGGCGGTCGCATCTACACTCATCGATTTACACCGCAAGCCAAATCCGAGGATATTTACTTTGAAGCGGGCGCCATGCGCATCCCCCGCTCCTCTTTGCATTCAAAGGTGTTTGACTTTGTTCGTTATCTCAACACACATGGTTTCGCTGGAGATAAGATTGAACTTATTCCATATATTCTCGATCATGAGAACAACAGATCTTTCTTCCAGAACCAGAAGGGTGCGTTACAAGACAGCAaatgggctgctgaggctggtCTTCCTGAAGCCTATTGCAACAAGACCCCTCAACAACTTCTTGGAAGTGTTGTCCTACCCTGGCTATCTATACTTCGCAAAGACTTTGATGCTGGATTTGAGAAATTGCTCAGATACGATGAATACTCGTTCCGAGCCTATCTTCGCCTGGTTGTCGGATGGCCTCACGAGGTCATAGAGTTTGTTGAGCTTTTCTGCTCTCAAACTAATCAATATGATCTAAGCTTTACAGAGATCATAATGCAGAACTTGGACTTTGATACCAAAGATGTAAGCTAGTTTATTCCTTCAGGCTTTATAACTTCGGACTTTTAGACTAACTATCATTCAGTGGGCAACTGTGCGAGACGGCATGTCTCGCATCACTCAATGTGCTGCTTCATTGGTTGGCTCAAAGAATATTCGCCTAAACTCGCGAGTAGACCGTATTATCAACCTAGATAATGGAAAGGTTCAGCTGTCGGCACAGGGCCTTCATCAGACTTACACTGCTACTTTTGACAAAGTAGTTGTTGCCACACCGCCATCTGCTCTTCACAGTATTGTGGACCGCCCTAGATGGTCTTTCATGAAAGAACAGTCCATTCGAGGGGCGCACTATGAGCCTCTGTACAAAATTGGCCTGCACTTTCGAACTCGCTTCTGGGAGCGTTCCAGTGCTAACCCGTGTTTTGGTGGCCAGAGCACTACTGATTTGCGCTTCCGCTGGATTGTTTATCCATCCAACGATCTTGGCAGCAACGGCTCTGGCGTTTTGTTGCTGTACAGCTGGATGAGCGATGCTGCCAAGTGGACTGGGTTGTCACGCCCAGAAAGGATAAAGATTTGCTTGCATGATCTTAGTAAATATTTCGCTGATGAGGTTGAAATCGATGTATACGAGCAATTCATCGAGGCTTTTGACATTACATGGTCGGCCGAATCATGCGGTGGAGATGCCATGTTCCTCCCAGGCCAATTCTCACGCTTCTTTGAAGTAGCGAAGAAGCCAGAGGGTAATATTCACTTCGCTGGAGAACATCTATCAAAGCATCACACATGGGTAAGAGATGATTCCATTTCAgttccatttctttttctccaccctctctttttctactTGTCCTATCCATGACCTTCTACTTACATATTACGAACAGATTGCAGGGGCTATAGATTCCGCGTTGCATACAACTGCCGAACTTCTAGGCCGTCAGATCAAGCCCGAGAGTGTTGGCTCAGATGTTGACACTAGCACCCCGCTATTAGCTCTTGGTCGTGAATTCTTAACTCTAGACGACCAACGACGTGCTCAGAAGACAGATATAAGCTCTCGTAGATTTAAGGCTTGTGTAATTCCGAAACACATGAATGTGCAGTATATGGAGGTCTTTTAAGAAAACCAAATTAGCTTAGAACTAGAGCTTTTTATCAGTTTAGATAAGAGAAATAGAAATCGAGCTCTGAGCACTCGGCTTGCATAGAGCAAGACTATCACATAATTATTCAATACGTATTAAAGATGAATGGGCCTACGGTATAAAACTCAATATTCCAAGCAATGTATATGATTTCATCTGACTGAATAATTTATATACAGGTAGTAATGCAGCAATCGAAGTGACATCGGGCTGGTAACCCTTTTAAGAATAAGATAAATCGAAGCGCTAAGTTTCTTCGCTATTCCTCTTTGTGACGAGAAAACAAATTTAAGCATTTCAACACTAACGGACTCTGCCCGTCGGCTTGATACCATCTCTATTGCATAGACGGCTAGCTTCTTTTGAATCGTTTGGTTAGTTACTACATCCGGGTAATGATAACCCttgtatacatgtatctaaCAATCACATGTTGTAGCAATACGAAGCATCAATGATATGATTTGCACGTTTGCCACCCAGCGAGCACGTCGTTACCAGCATCATTGGCGAGTACATGCGGAGTAAAGAAGTTGCGAATGAGAGAGGTTTGATAATCCACAGTAAGATGATGCAGAACACGATTCAAAGACGTGTATCGGCGCGATGTTACCTTGACCCCCGTCCCGTGCTGCTCCTGAGAGCATTAGGCAACCGTCTGCTTACTGTCAATCCCACGTGCATCTTTATACGATCGCGGGCTTCTGATCAGCAACCATACCCTTGTTCAGGCTCCATATTTGCGGGAGGCAAGCCACCGGGTACCTTTCCTAATTACCCTCCCGCGATTTTATGGAGCAGGCTCTGGATTTGGGTGGAACTTTTGAGTGATCAAGGAGCTATTGACACGCCCTAAGGTTGACCAAAATGCGCGGCTGTAACGTCAGTGAGCAGTCATCTTGATCAAATAATATTGCTCAAAATGCTCTTCACAAGCTTGAAATCTTGAAGAGATTAAAAATTTTCAAGACTATAGCAAAGTGGCGGCCTCTTCTAGACttattttgtctttcttACCTATTTCTCTTATTGTGCCAACCGATAACTTCGAGACTGTCGAGACTGTCGAGACGGGAGCTCTGGCCGTGAGCTGACTTTGGCTACTGCATAGTAGTATGAAAGAGGAGGTGGCCGTCGGAAATGATTCCGCGGCATTGGAAGATGCTGTGGCAGAACTTGAAATCGGAGAAATAGAAGTCATCACAAAATTGGAAGGAAAGGATGATCCTCTGAACTGGTCACCAGTTGCAAGATGTGAGCATCTGTTAGGAGAAACAGAGGAGGCATTCCGCTTGGTATACTGATTCATCACATTATTAGGGGTTTATACAATCACCGTTGTTGGAATGTCAGGCATTGTCGGGTTTAGCGCAAGCGTGTATACGCCTGCTATCTCATCGATTGCCAAGGACCTTCATGTCTCTAATCTCATGTCCACATTGGGGTCAACGACTTACCTGATCGGTTCGGCATTTGGGCCCCTGTTCTTTGCTCCACTGTCGGAGATTTGGTAAGTGGACTGTTGTAAATCAACCGACGTGATAATGCTGATGATTTCTTTGCGGCTAATAGGGGCAGAAATCCACTCTATTACGGCACATTTCTGCTGTTTTGTCTTTCCACATTGGGTTGCGCACTCGCGCAGAACATGAACACCTTGCTAATTTGCCGTTTCTTTGCCGGACTTTTTGGCATACCTGCCGTCGCAAATACAGGTGGTTCTATCACCGACTTGTGGCCTCAATCCCATCGATCCGTCCCACTTGCGCTCTACACAGCAGCCAGCTTCTGTGGTCCGGTCTTGGGAACCCTCGTCGGCGGTTTCCTAACACAATActtgtcttggagatggaccAATTGGGTCGTGTTTATCGTCGCTATGGCAATCTATGTCATAGTTTTGGTTGCTCTCCCTGAGACATACGCCCCAAGGCTGCTTGAAGTGAAGAACGCCAAGGCTGGCATCAAAACACGACGAGATCTCCGAATGGCACAATTTTCTCAAAGTTTGTTGCGCCCTTGGATCATGCTCTTCACAGAGCCCATTTTGTTCACTCTGTCGCTTTACATGGCCTTCGTTTACGGCGTACTCTATCTAGACTTTACGGCTTATCCCGTCGTCTTTCAGAAAGCGCGCGGGTGGTCTATCGGCATTTCAGGATTGGCCTTCACAGGAATTGGCGTTGGGATGGGTGTTGCGACCGCCCTCTCCCCATGGGTGAACAATATCTACGCCCACTATAAAAAGAAGATTGGCCCAGTACCTGAAGCCCGTTTGCCACATCTGATCCCAATTGTCTGGCTATTGCCAATTGGCATTTTTTGGTTCGGTTGGACCGCGCTGCCACCGACACATTGGATTGTGTCTATTCTTGCTGGCATACCTTTTGGTTTTGCTCTAGTCATGCTATTCCTCGGCATCAATGCGTATCTTACTGATTGCTACGAGCGTTacagcgccagcgccttGGCAGCTAATACAATGCTTCGCTGTCTTTTTGGCGCTGGTTTCGCGGTGTTTGCGACAACGATGTACGAGAAACTCGGCACGCCGTGGGCTACTAGTACATTGGGATTTGTTGCTCTAGCTCTAGGAATACTGCCCTTGGTATTTTACCAGTTTGGAGCTAGATTACGAGCTGCAAGTAAGTTTCATTTGAATGTTACAAGCAGTAATTAAAGACTGGGACACGAATATGAACGCTCTGGTTCAAATTGAAAAGGATTAATGATTATCCAAGTAGACTATATACAATGGTTAGAACAAACATCATAGATATCATGGAAGCTTTAAAATACATTGAATAAATAATGCGCTGGCTCTGTTGAAATGTATGATCAATTGGCGTACTTCTCTACTGAACTAGCCAGACAGAGAGCCCATATTCATACAATTTACTATTAATCCCTTGTATTCGGCTGGTACGGATACTCTCATAGTTACTGCCCTAT
This window contains:
- a CDS encoding 2OG-Fe(II) oxygenase superfamily domain-containing protein gives rise to the protein MPSTKSAPVIDFSDFLSGDKQRMQHVADQIRDACLTQGFFQIVGHDIPAQLQKDIFKASKTFFALPLEEKMKLDKSLNKYNRGYEVMHGQMIEANTKPDLKEGYYVSRDLPMDHPQVKAEKFAHGPNVWPESLGESFRETCMDYLNRIVKLTEEVMRAMAMSLGYDADYFKEFCTDPMCFYKLLHYPPQPTTAHALQRGIGAHRDFGVITLLLQGDVPGLECWDEEAKDWYAIPPVEGAYVVNMGNLFEQWTNDKYISNVHRVINRSGEERYSIPFNYNGNPDFVIKCIESCRVKPEEEKYAPVSVEDYVVQKYKDVYGRVGIYKTETFAPQKVDA
- a CDS encoding major facilitator superfamily domain-containing protein, yielding MKEEVAVGNDSAALEDAVAELEIGEIEVITKLEGKDDPLNWSPVARWVYTITVVGMSGIVGFSASVYTPAISSIAKDLHVSNLMSTLGSTTYLIGSAFGPLFFAPLSEIWGRNPLYYGTFLLFCLSTLGCALAQNMNTLLICRFFAGLFGIPAVANTGGSITDLWPQSHRSVPLALYTAASFCGPVLGTLVGGFLTQYLSWRWTNWVVFIVAMAIYVIVLVALPETYAPRLLEVKNAKAGIKTRRDLRMAQFSQSLLRPWIMLFTEPILFTLSLYMAFVYGVLYLDFTAYPVVFQKARGWSIGISGLAFTGIGVGMGVATALSPWVNNIYAHYKKKIGPVPEARLPHLIPIVWLLPIGIFWFGWTALPPTHWIVSILAGIPFGFALVMLFLGINAYLTDCYERYSASALAANTMLRCLFGAGFAVFATTMYEKLGTPWATSTLGFVALALGILPLVFYQFGARLRAASKFHLNVTSSN
- a CDS encoding major facilitator superfamily domain-containing protein, with protein sequence MADPNDFTNQLSLHSTISNASPTLEDGIRPSQSALSQGEYLEDGFLDGHRPSIYEITTSRTRCRSRGHDELSTTRSLTPAPSRIETVISRIRSRPVAEFSHPLGNLPTEEKCLVDFDGVEDPYRPLNWPTHKKILTTVLYGLVTMSATWASSSYSVGTDQVAKEFHISTQVATLGTTLYLIGFGIGPLLWAPLSEVYGRRVPVLTPMFVAICFTFATATAKDVQTIMLTRFWGGFCASAPMTNTGGVLGDLFSPAWRGVALAGYSMAIVCGPALGPVVSTVLAQQSSLGWRWTEYFTGILQSAILLVAAVFIDESYPPLLLVYKAQRLRHETGNWALHAQFEEWQIDLRQLARKFLIRPIRILSTPICFLVTLYASFVYGILYMQLGAIPIIFGEVRGWEPIPAALPFLSIVLGAAIGCGINIYNQFLYNKAYYAAGNKAVPEMRLPPMMLGSFIFCASQFLTGWTAKPGTTWVAPCIGLAMLGTGFFTIFQAALNYLVDTFQAYAASAIGANTFLRSCVAGALPLAVGPLYHNIGVGPGSSITGGFATILIPVPFVFYLYGKRLRATSKWSDGSIIN
- a CDS encoding flavin containing amine oxidoreductase domain-containing protein: MHVGIIGAGISGLYTALLLRREGHKVTIFEAADRVGGRIYTHRFTPQAKSEDIYFEAGAMRIPRSSLHSKVFDFVRYLNTHGFAGDKIELIPYILDHENNRSFFQNQKAYCNKTPQQLLGSVVLPWLSILRKDFDAGFEKLLRYDEYSFRAYLRLVVGWPHEVIEFVELFCSQTNQYDLSFTEIIMQNLDFDTKDWATVRDGMSRITQCAASLVGSKNIRLNSRVDRIINLDNGKVQLSAQGLHQTYTATFDKVVVATPPSALHSIVDRPRWSFMKEQSIRGAHYEPLYKIGLHFRTRFWERSSANPCFGGQSTTDLRFRWIVYPSNDLGSNGSGVLLLYSWMSDAAKWTGLSRPERIKICLHDLSKYFADEVEIDVYEQFIEAFDITWSAESCGGDAMFLPGQFSRFFEVAKKPEGNIHFAGEHLSKHHTWIAGAIDSALHTTAELLGRQIKPESVGSDVDTSTPLLALGREFLTLDDQRRAQKTDISSRRFKACVIPKHMNVQYMEVF